Within the Megalopta genalis isolate 19385.01 chromosome 11, iyMegGena1_principal, whole genome shotgun sequence genome, the region TCGTCTTTCGAACGATGATTTTCATCTTCTAACCAGGAAAGGCGTTTTCCCATACGACTATGTATCGACCTATGACAAATTAAGCGACACTTGTTTACCACCGCGCGAAGCATTTTATAATCAGTTATGCGACAGCGAGATATCCGACGTCGACTATTGTCACGCGAACGaagtttggtcacgtttcggtatacaaacgttaggacagtacagcgacttgtacttgaaattggatgtgttgttgttggccgacgtgtttgaaaattttcgcgaaaagtcgctcgagaattataaactcgatccagcgcactattatacgttgcccggtttcgcgtgggacgcgatgctaaaattgacgaagatcaagttggaattgttcaccgacgttgacatgcttttgttcgtggagcggggaatacgaggtgggttgagtcaatgttcgcatcgttacgcgcgcgcgaataacaagtatatgtcgacgtacgattcggccgaaccgtccagctatctgatgtatttcgatgttaataatttgtatggctgggccatgtcgcagcctttgccgcacaggggtttccaatgggttgacgatacgagtaatttcaacatcgattccgtgccgatcgacagtcccgtcgggtacattttagaggtcgacttagagtatcctcaggaaattcatgatgctcacgcggatcttccattttgcccgattcacgaggttggggcgttgcaaaagaaactgttgacaacgcttagccataagaatcgttacgttctccattatcgatacctctagcaatgtttgaggtataatttaaaattaaagaaaattcatcggatactgaagtttgaacaatcatgttggttacgccgttacatagatttaaatacgaggttgcgcgccaacgcaaacaatgacttctcgaagaatctgttcaaactgatgaacaatgcaGTGTTTGGAAAAACGATGGAAAACGTTCGAAATCATGTAAACGTAAAGTTGCTCTCGCGATGGAGCGGTCGATACGGTGCTGGGCGTTTAATAGCTCGACCAAATTTCCATAGCTGTACTGTATTCTCCGAGGATTTTGTCGCAGTTCATATGAACCagctttctattaaattttataaacctatttacataggcatgtcagtgttggacatatctaaattacatttgtatgattttcattatggctacatgcttccaaattttcaagaaagatgcaggattttgtacacggatacggacagtttaatttatcagattatttgcgacgacgcgtacgagatgataaaacgtgacattcaccgatacgatacttccaattatgacagaaataaCGTGTACGGCGTTCCGATCGCGAATAATAAAGTATTAGGATTAATGAAGGACGAGAACGGAGGTAAAATCATGACAGAGTTTGTGGGTCTTCGCTCGAAAATGTATGCTATTCGGGTACAAGACAAAGACgatgtaaaaaagattaaaggaattaagactaacgtgacgattaaaaatataactttcgacgactatttagcatgccttcacgatcatttagaaaaatcagtttgcgttaaattgataatgtctatacaacatcaagtgtattcagtatcacagagt harbors:
- the LOC143260291 gene encoding uncharacterized protein LOC143260291, whose product is MNNAVFGKTMENVRNHVNVKLLSRWSGRYGAGRLIARPNFHSCTVFSEDFVAVHMNQLSIKFYKPIYIGMSVLDISKLHLYDFHYGYMLPNFQERCRILYTDTDSLIYQIICDDAYEMIKRDIHRYDTSNYDRNNVYGVPIANNKVLGLMKDENGGKIMTEFVGLRSKMYAIRVQDKDDVKKIKGIKTNVTIKNITFDDYLACLHDHLEKSVCVKLIMSIQHQVYSVSQSKLALSPYDDKRYILNNSIETLPWEHYKIAKGGEGEAGGRGSGGELEKIKVVI